AGGGTGCTGGACCCGGGGAGCCCACCGGTGCCACCCTCACCCACCGTCTGCGTCCCCCATCGCGCCGTGGAGCACGAGGGACGGGTGCCCAGCGAGCGGCACAGCCCTGGTGCAGAAgccaccagccctggggacaccgcGGTCCCCAAGGGGCCAGCACGGGTCCCACGGGTGCTCTCCGACGAGGCGCTCCGCCGGCGGCTGCGGGTGCTGGGGGAGGACCCCGGACCCATCACGGAATTCACCCGGCGCATCTACCTGCGGCGCCTGGAGAAGCTGAGCCGCAGCCCGGAGGGTGAGtcctgggacccccccccccccccgtctcTCTAAACCTGATGGGGGGGTCTCGGGGTGTTCCCCAACCCCCCCGTGGCCACCCCAGGGCACAGCCCCGAGCTGGCGGCCGCGCTGCAGACCGGCCACGTCCCCGACTGCGCCCAGGATGAGCGGGTGTTGGCGCAGCAATTCGACCGCCCCGACCGGAGCCGGCACTGGCGCGAGGGGCTGCGGAAAGCCAGCTTCAACTACCTCCTCCTCGACCCCAGGTAGGGCTGGGCTGCATGCCCCCTGGGGGTTCTGGGGCTGGTGCCCCCCCCATGGAGACCCCACAAGCCTCGAGGGTTGGGGTTTGCACCCCCAGGGTCACCCAGGACCTGCCGCTGCGCTGCCACCGCCTGAGCCCAGCGGAGTGCTTCAGGACCTTCGTCAAAGCCGTCTTCTACGTGGGCAAGGGGACGCGCGCCCGGCCCTACTGCCACCTCTCCGAGGCTCTGAGCCAGTATCGGGCAGGCACGAGGAAGGTGGGACGCGCTGAGGATTGTCCCGGGGGGGGTGCTCGAGGCCACGGTGGTGGGCACGGGGTCGTGGTGACGGTGCCGCCGTCCCGCAGGGCTGCCCCAAGGTGCGGCGCATCCTGGAGATCTGGGGGAGCGGGCAGGGCGTCATCTCCGTGCACTGCTTCCAGAGCAGCGTGCCGGCCGAGGCGTACACGAGGGAGAGCTGCGTGGTGGAGGCTCTGGGTGAGTGGGGTTGTGGCCTGGGGGAAAAGGTCCCGGGATCGGCTCTGCCACCTCTCCGACCCCCCTGCGTgcagagcagggggctgcagcctgtcCTGGGGTGCACGGGGGGTTTGGGGTGCGTGGTCGGCAGCGCGGGGTTTGGGCACAAG
This genomic interval from Aythya fuligula isolate bAytFul2 chromosome 26, bAytFul2.pri, whole genome shotgun sequence contains the following:
- the ANKLE1 gene encoding ankyrin repeat and LEM domain-containing protein 1 yields the protein MASECFVTAVETLEPSEAGGCQDPQGSSSSISTVLLGPGDRDPFQDSPSDPQGSPHTTNLRVLDPGSPPVPPSPTVCVPHRAVEHEGRVPSERHSPGAEATSPGDTAVPKGPARVPRVLSDEALRRRLRVLGEDPGPITEFTRRIYLRRLEKLSRSPEGHSPELAAALQTGHVPDCAQDERVLAQQFDRPDRSRHWREGLRKASFNYLLLDPRVTQDLPLRCHRLSPAECFRTFVKAVFYVGKGTRARPYCHLSEALSQYRAGTRKVGRGCPKVRRILEIWGSGQGVISVHCFQSSVPAEAYTRESCVVEALGLQSITNQRKGNCYGAAASWPPERRRRLGVHMLHRAMRIFLAEGERQLRPADIQGGR